Part of the Spinacia oleracea cultivar Varoflay chromosome 5, BTI_SOV_V1, whole genome shotgun sequence genome, GCGAAGATCGGCACTCGATTGAGGAGCAGCCCTCAAAAAAAGGGAAAGACGCGGAGACGGCAGACTCGCCAGTCAAGCAAACCGTTAAGGCTGACTACAGCAGACCGGGGGTTCCAATTCCTCTTTTCCCGTTTCAATTCCCGGGAGTGAATGTAGGACGTGCAGACGGTGCATAAAGTGTGAACATTCAACCAAAAGCGTTTTAAGGGAGTTGACTCGCTAAAGCTATGCTTTTGTTTACACGCTAAAGCTATGCTTATGGAAGACCTTCGAAAAAAATATTGAACCGGGAAGAAAAAGGGGAAAAGTCAAGTCTAAGCATATATGGCACGAAAAGGAAATCCGATTTCGGTAAGACTTGATCTGAATCGTAGTTCGGATTCAAGTTGGTTTAGTGATTATTATTATGGTAAATTAGTATATCAAGATATCAATCTGAGATCTTATTTTGGTTCGATACGTCCACCTACGAGACTTACCTTTGGCTTTCGCCTCGGTAGGTGTATTATTAtacattttcaaaaaacaacaTTCATTAATTTCTTTCTTCCTCGTCGACCACAACGACGGAAACGACGCACAAAATCCAGACCCGGAAAGAAGAAGGGCCGGTGGTGGGAATTGGGGAAAGTCGGGCCAATCGAGTGTCTTTATTCAAGCGAGGGTAGAAAAGAAGAACCAAACGAAGTGAGAGGCCGAAGGGCCGGGAAAAGAGTCGGGTCGATCAGGCTCGACGACCAGAAAAAGCAAAACGAAATCAGGGTTTGGCCAAAAAAGAAGCAACGCTATGGATACCATGACCGATCACCATCGATAAAGAAGAATCTTTCTAAATCACTTCGAGTCAGCGGGGCCTTCAAGCATCCGAAATACGCCGAGGTTGTAAATGACATAGCCTTTCTGATAGAAAATGATGATTCCTTCAAAAAAACGAAGTTATTCAAGTTCTTTTTCCCCAAGAAGTCCCGCTACGACGGCCCGACAAGACATCTACTTAAAAGGACCCTCCCTTCAGCGCGCCCTTCCTTGAATTATTCGGTCATGCAATACTTATTGCATACAAAGAACAAAATTCATTTCGATCCCGTCCTAGTTCTCAATCATTTCGTGGCACCGGGCGTGGTTGAGCCATCCACGATGAAGAGAGCTAATACGCAGGGAAGACGCTTAGATAAGAGAATACGTTCTCGCATcgctttttttttggaaagctCGACCAGCGATAAAAAGTGTTTGGCCGAAGCCAAAAAGAGGTTGACCCACTTCATTCGCCAAGCGAATGATCTTCGCTTCGCGGGAAGAAGAAAAACCGCCATCTCGCTCTTTCCTTTCTTCGGTGCTACCTTTTTCTTTCCAAGGGATGGAGTTAGAGTTTATAAAGCCCTCTTTTTTAAAGATGCCCGGGAACAACTCCTAGGTCAATTAAGGAGAAAATGTTGGAACCTCTTGGGTAAGGATAAGGTAATCAAATTGATAGAAAAATTCATAGATCTAGGTGGGATAAGAGAATTGATAAAGGGAATAGAGATGATGATAGAGATCATACTGAAAAACAGAAGAATTCCTTACGGGTATAACTCTTATTTGAACGAAGTGAAAAAAATGCGATCTTTGTTGTCTAATAGAACAAACACTAATACCTTAATTGAATCGGTCAAGATCAAATCTGTTTATCAAAGTGCTTCTTCGATTGCTCAAGACATATCTTTTCAAccgaaaaagaaaagaggatcATTTCGttctatttttagtaaaatAGTGAAAAAGATTCCATTAGTAATGAAAAAGGGGGTAGAGGGGATCCGTATATGTTGTTCAGGTCGATTAGAAGGTGTAGAAATTGCTAGAACTGAATGCGGAAAGTATGGAAAAACATCCTGTAATGTATTACACCAGAAAATTGATTATGCTTCTGCGGAAGTATCTACTCGTTACGGAATCGTAGGTGTCAAAGTGTGGATTTCTTatagtaaaaaagaaaaaggacgTGCTATATCCGAAACGTAAAAAATAGAGTCAATCTCGTAAAGGCGGATGTAGTAGAGGTTGCAAACCGGACGGTACACAACTTGGATTGCTCGTGTGTCCACGGGACAAATCCCATTTTTAATGTATGGTGCGAGTTTGTAAAATGCTCGACAAGCCCAACAAGTGGTCGATGGAAAGAGATAAGGAAATGAATACGGCTCAAGACTAAGAAATCGGCAGAAGGCCGATCTTCGTTCTAAGATAGAGCCTCTTCTCACCATGGAGAGGGCCCGTCGTGACCTTTTCAATTTCCTCCCGAAGCCCGCGAGCAGTACGAGCTCGACCgggaaaaacaaagaaaaagattCGAAGGCGGGGCGGGCGaatctttttctttgtttttaggagTTGGCAGGCTCCCGACCCGCAGATGTAGGGATGAGTTCCGAACTGCGTTACCAAAGCGACTCCTCTTGCCGGAAGATAGGAAAGATTCTTTTTCTGCAAGTTCGAGCCCGGCGAGTCGCTCCTTTCTCGTGTGGGCAGGCTTCAATGCGAGTTGTGCGTGGAATGCCGCCTAAAATGAAGTGACTCATGGGTGTGGGGCACAATCGTGTTTACAAGGAAGTAG contains:
- the LOC130460870 gene encoding ribosomal protein S3, mitochondrial-like, which gives rise to MARKGNPISVRLDLNRSSDSSWFSDYYYGKLVYQDINLRSYFGSIRPPTRLTFGFRLGRCIIIHFQKTTFINFFLPRRPQRRKRRTKSRPGKKKGRWWELGKVGPIECLYSSEGRKEEPNEVRGRRAGKRVGSIRLDDQKKQNEIRVWPKKKQRYGYHDRSPSIKKNLSKSLRVSGAFKHPKYAEVVNDIAFLIENDDSFKKTKLFKFFFPKKSRYDGPTRHLLKRTLPSARPSLNYSVMQYLLHTKNKIHFDPVLVLNHFVAPGVVEPSTMKRANTQGRRLDKRIRSRIAFFLESSTSDKKCLAEAKKRLTHFIRQANDLRFAGRRKTAISLFPFFGATFFFPRDGVRVYKALFFKDAREQLLGQLRRKCWNLLGKDKVIKLIEKFIDLGGIRELIKGIEMMIEIILKNRRIPYGYNSYLNEVKKMRSLLSNRTNTNTLIESVKIKSVYQSASSIAQDISFQPKKKRGSFRSIFSKIVKKIPLVMKKGVEGIRICCSGRLEGVEIARTECGKYGKTSCNVLHQKIDYASAEVSTRYGIVGVKVWISYSKKEKGRAISET